The Croceicoccus naphthovorans genome includes a region encoding these proteins:
- a CDS encoding lytic transglycosylase domain-containing protein — MHFAKQLIIVILFLGTGYRSVAREVDQTLFDDSVELADDALAGRAEIDRTNLVLQSLLGQFEFPTVNHAYKSDLASGSLTSNHGCEAYGYRPTWWLPLSAETRRASYHRIVAEIACQHGLPARLLDAVIAQESGFASGSISRAGAMGMMQIMPGTAKYLGLSNPFDPIANMRAGAQYLREQLDRFGRVDLALGAYNAGPERRSLRQGRIPAIPETQHYVRAILTNWGRLIELDQANKREPDRGELAMIAVRAAGYRDIELMRYDGLNASNPM, encoded by the coding sequence ATGCATTTTGCCAAGCAATTGATAATCGTAATTCTATTCCTTGGGACGGGTTACCGATCAGTGGCCCGGGAAGTTGACCAAACTCTTTTCGACGATTCCGTCGAGTTGGCTGACGACGCACTTGCCGGGCGAGCAGAAATCGACCGTACAAATCTGGTCCTGCAATCATTGTTGGGACAGTTCGAGTTTCCGACAGTCAACCATGCATACAAATCGGACCTTGCGAGTGGCTCGCTTACAAGCAACCACGGATGCGAGGCGTATGGCTACCGACCAACCTGGTGGCTGCCGCTTTCCGCCGAGACCCGCCGCGCTTCCTATCACCGGATAGTCGCTGAAATTGCCTGCCAGCACGGGCTACCTGCCCGGTTACTCGACGCGGTAATCGCCCAGGAATCCGGCTTTGCCTCGGGAAGCATTTCGAGAGCGGGGGCTATGGGCATGATGCAGATCATGCCAGGGACTGCCAAATATTTGGGGCTCAGCAACCCCTTCGACCCTATCGCCAACATGCGTGCCGGCGCGCAGTACCTGCGTGAGCAACTCGACCGCTTTGGTCGTGTGGATCTGGCGCTAGGCGCCTACAACGCCGGTCCCGAACGCCGCTCGCTACGACAGGGACGTATCCCCGCCATCCCGGAAACCCAGCACTATGTGCGCGCAATCCTCACCAATTGGGGCCGCCTGATCGAGCTGGATCAGGCCAACAAGCGCGAGCCGGACCGCGGCGAGCTCGCGATGATCGCCGTCCGTGCCGCTGGCTACCGCGACATCGAACTCATGCGCTACGACGGGTTGAACGCCTCGAACCCGATGTAA
- a CDS encoding type IV conjugative transfer system protein TraE, which translates to MDLSISHAQAQRLLKQRNLLAIGCAALFGVSVLLTLTAASREREVVLQPVLARPLTLSSSHIDKDYLELVTRDAALLTLNRSPSNLQYWMDSILEITDPRTHGRMKAELMKVFSEQNGSNVSQYFTIEKLSVDPEGLTSEVNGILHTVVGSKEVTAEARTFRFVWSYSGVSLKLAGFGQVTDKGANGKDADRNSTAGREDA; encoded by the coding sequence ATGGACCTCTCGATTTCGCATGCCCAGGCGCAGCGGCTCTTGAAGCAGCGCAACCTGCTGGCGATCGGCTGCGCGGCGCTGTTCGGGGTCTCGGTGCTCCTGACGCTGACCGCGGCAAGCCGCGAGCGCGAAGTGGTGCTGCAGCCGGTGCTGGCAAGGCCGCTGACGCTCTCCTCCTCGCACATCGACAAGGACTATCTCGAGCTTGTCACCCGCGATGCGGCGCTGCTCACGCTCAACCGCTCGCCGTCGAACCTCCAGTACTGGATGGATTCGATCCTCGAGATCACCGACCCCAGGACCCACGGCCGGATGAAGGCCGAGCTGATGAAGGTCTTCAGCGAGCAGAACGGCTCGAACGTCTCGCAGTATTTTACCATCGAAAAGCTGAGCGTCGATCCGGAAGGGCTGACCAGCGAGGTCAACGGGATCCTGCATACCGTCGTCGGGTCGAAGGAAGTGACCGCCGAGGCGCGCACCTTCCGCTTCGTCTGGTCCTATTCGGGCGTGAGCCTCAAGCTCGCCGGGTTTGGCCAGGTCACTGACAAAGGCGCGAACGGCAAGGACGCGGATCGCAATAGTACCGCCGGGAGGGAAGACGCATGA
- the traC gene encoding type IV secretion system protein TraC — protein sequence MARRGFWDSFLDLLFGESARPEADRPLLGAPMLANWLPYRSYDAKSGLFINTESIGFILELAPMMGADERSGEILTQFLSDAVPAGCEIQLIHWQSPSVGTRIADWVMPRVVAKGVYGRAAAHRARWLRRGAWMSISRDAPFFVRSTRLILSVGARLSGSIGADVLSTVRESLKGTCQALSIPAREMGPVELIAFLDDFLCPSVDNADRPEHYSELDPINVQCIRRDLETQVTPDRIVLRTERFRPVRTAEGAEQVDGAPVIGEVVPDAFDWRFFAVRHLPKQWAPWDVQKIIGDMVNDKLRFGCNVMTVMGLVFQDDEAVASRTGLKVMRTTSLADSRSARFLPQLSEQRDEWQYVQGQIRQGRKLAQVYYGVGALSPLGKGDVNERLVKSVYKAAGWDLIDERYLQVMGLLAAMPLSLPNGLTADLRRMKRFKTMLTTTAASIAPLQGEHMGGPIPHVLLIGRRGQPFFWSPFQNQAGNHNVAVFGKSGSGKSVFLQDVCAAMSGAGAKVIVIDDGRSFEHMAKAFGGAFVEFKLSSGFSLNPFDMIDAAALTSDEDGEDYEVECLAMLKAIIGQMARQQDRLSDTERGLIDSAVSSVWREKQRAGTIDDVAAALRAAPSPFAGDLADAMAPFLTGGTYGRFFAGACSINLSAGLTVFELSDLSSKPELRSVALTALMFLTLRVMRDLDRSVPKLTMIDEAWQLLGGGQMGQAIETYARTCRKYGGSLITATQSLNDFYKSEGSLAALENSDWSVVLQQKEETINDLAKHQRFEMDRYTETLLRSLKRNGTEYSDVLIKGPETLCVGRLVLDPYSATLYSSSPRVFSEIEERVREGLALPDAIERVAFPDFVPVEPGAPDFHADEFGEAAE from the coding sequence ATGGCGCGGCGCGGCTTCTGGGACAGCTTCCTCGATCTCCTCTTCGGCGAGAGCGCGCGGCCCGAGGCGGACCGGCCGCTCTTGGGCGCGCCGATGCTGGCGAACTGGCTGCCCTACCGCAGCTATGACGCGAAGTCGGGGCTGTTCATCAACACCGAATCGATTGGCTTCATCCTCGAGCTCGCCCCGATGATGGGAGCGGACGAGCGCAGCGGCGAGATTCTCACGCAATTCCTTTCGGATGCGGTTCCGGCCGGCTGCGAGATCCAGCTGATCCACTGGCAGAGCCCTTCGGTCGGAACCCGCATCGCCGACTGGGTCATGCCGCGCGTCGTCGCAAAGGGGGTCTATGGCCGCGCCGCCGCACACCGGGCGCGCTGGCTGAGGCGCGGGGCCTGGATGTCGATCTCGCGCGATGCGCCGTTCTTCGTGCGCAGCACCCGCCTCATCCTCTCGGTCGGCGCCAGGCTCAGCGGGTCCATCGGCGCCGACGTGCTGTCGACCGTGCGCGAAAGCCTCAAGGGCACCTGCCAGGCGCTCTCGATCCCGGCGCGCGAGATGGGGCCGGTCGAGCTCATCGCCTTCCTCGACGACTTCCTCTGCCCCTCGGTCGACAACGCAGACCGGCCCGAGCACTATTCCGAACTCGACCCGATCAACGTCCAGTGCATCCGGCGCGATCTCGAGACCCAGGTCACGCCCGACCGGATCGTGCTGAGGACCGAGCGCTTCCGTCCCGTCCGTACAGCAGAGGGGGCCGAGCAGGTCGACGGCGCGCCGGTGATCGGCGAGGTCGTCCCCGACGCCTTCGACTGGCGCTTCTTCGCGGTGCGGCACCTGCCCAAGCAATGGGCACCCTGGGACGTCCAGAAGATCATCGGCGACATGGTCAACGACAAGCTGCGCTTCGGCTGCAACGTCATGACCGTCATGGGCCTCGTGTTCCAGGACGACGAGGCAGTCGCCTCGCGCACCGGCCTCAAGGTCATGCGAACCACCAGCCTTGCCGACAGCCGCTCGGCCCGCTTCCTCCCCCAGCTCTCCGAGCAGCGCGACGAGTGGCAGTACGTCCAGGGGCAGATCCGCCAGGGCCGCAAGCTCGCCCAGGTCTATTACGGGGTCGGCGCACTCTCGCCATTGGGCAAGGGCGACGTCAACGAGCGGCTCGTCAAATCGGTCTACAAGGCGGCAGGCTGGGACCTCATCGACGAACGCTATTTGCAGGTCATGGGGCTCTTGGCGGCCATGCCGCTGTCGCTGCCGAACGGTCTGACGGCGGACCTGAGGCGCATGAAGCGCTTCAAGACCATGCTGACGACAACCGCCGCCTCGATTGCCCCCTTGCAGGGCGAACACATGGGCGGACCGATCCCGCACGTGCTGCTGATCGGCCGGCGCGGGCAGCCTTTCTTCTGGTCGCCGTTCCAGAACCAGGCGGGCAATCACAATGTCGCGGTCTTCGGCAAGTCGGGTTCCGGCAAATCGGTCTTCCTGCAGGACGTCTGCGCCGCGATGTCCGGCGCTGGCGCCAAGGTCATCGTCATCGACGATGGCCGCTCGTTCGAGCACATGGCCAAGGCCTTCGGCGGGGCTTTCGTCGAGTTCAAGCTCTCCTCGGGGTTCTCGCTCAATCCCTTCGACATGATCGATGCCGCCGCATTGACCAGCGACGAGGACGGCGAGGACTACGAGGTCGAATGCCTCGCCATGCTTAAAGCGATCATCGGCCAGATGGCTCGCCAGCAGGACCGGCTCTCCGACACCGAGCGCGGCCTCATCGATTCGGCGGTGAGTAGCGTCTGGCGCGAGAAACAGCGCGCCGGCACGATCGACGATGTCGCGGCGGCGCTGCGCGCGGCGCCATCGCCCTTCGCCGGCGATCTCGCTGACGCCATGGCGCCGTTCCTCACCGGCGGCACCTATGGCCGCTTCTTTGCGGGCGCCTGCTCGATCAACCTCTCCGCAGGGCTCACCGTGTTCGAGCTCTCAGACCTTTCCTCGAAGCCCGAATTGCGCTCGGTCGCGCTGACCGCGCTCATGTTCCTGACGCTGAGGGTCATGCGCGATCTCGACCGCTCTGTGCCCAAGCTCACGATGATCGACGAGGCCTGGCAATTGCTTGGCGGCGGGCAGATGGGCCAGGCGATCGAGACCTATGCCCGCACCTGCCGCAAGTATGGCGGCTCGCTCATCACCGCGACGCAGTCCCTGAATGACTTTTACAAGTCCGAAGGGTCATTGGCTGCGCTCGAGAACTCGGACTGGTCGGTCGTGCTCCAGCAGAAAGAGGAGACGATCAATGATCTCGCGAAGCACCAGCGCTTCGAGATGGACCGCTATACCGAAACGCTGCTGCGCTCACTGAAGCGCAACGGCACCGAATATTCCGATGTCCTGATCAAGGGCCCAGAAACGCTCTGCGTCGGCCGCCTCGTGCTCGATCCCTATTCGGCGACGCTCTATTCCTCGAGCCCCAGGGTCTTCTCCGAGATCGAGGAGCGGGTGCGCGAAGGCCTGGCGCTTCCCGATGCCATCGAGCGCGTCGCTTTTCCGGATTTCGTACCGGTAGAGCCCGGCGCGCCCGACTTCCACGCCGATGAATTCGGGGAGGCAGCCGAATGA
- a CDS encoding DsbC family protein translates to MTFHFADLKRLKPTKRAVKRLAWPLAAMALGSGASLVWANSEGGERRPSEADVAVASLLKERLPRTAVSRVNCQVVDGVCEVTAGSQLFYVDRTARYLMIGRVYDMQTRQDLTAVRLLEVNPDLLVGGAAGSRREAETTQASARGLNTSAAREASAQGAPRTMSLAQLPGAGGIVWGNPAGKTVTVFSDFRCGYCRALSAELEAMNVRVIERPISVLGSRDLANQVFCARNRPRAVKAAYAGAPITDSKPCDTSALDANERFAREAGIAGTPVIVRSDGAVIEGYRPRAVLETWLKAVRS, encoded by the coding sequence ATGACGTTCCACTTTGCTGACCTGAAGCGGCTCAAGCCCACGAAGCGCGCCGTCAAGCGTCTGGCCTGGCCGCTGGCGGCCATGGCGCTCGGCAGCGGCGCTTCGCTGGTCTGGGCCAATAGCGAGGGCGGCGAGCGTCGCCCATCCGAAGCCGATGTAGCGGTGGCGAGCCTGCTCAAGGAGCGCCTGCCGCGCACCGCCGTCTCCCGCGTCAATTGCCAGGTGGTGGACGGGGTCTGCGAAGTGACCGCCGGATCGCAGCTGTTCTACGTCGACAGGACCGCGCGCTACCTGATGATCGGGCGGGTCTACGACATGCAGACCCGCCAGGACCTGACCGCGGTGCGCCTGCTCGAGGTCAACCCCGACTTGCTGGTTGGCGGCGCGGCAGGCAGCCGCCGTGAAGCCGAGACCACGCAGGCTTCGGCGCGCGGGCTCAATACTTCCGCTGCGCGCGAGGCAAGCGCGCAGGGGGCCCCCCGGACGATGTCGCTCGCCCAACTGCCCGGGGCTGGCGGCATCGTCTGGGGCAACCCCGCCGGCAAGACGGTCACGGTGTTCAGCGATTTTCGCTGCGGCTATTGCCGGGCGCTCTCGGCCGAGCTCGAGGCGATGAATGTGCGGGTGATCGAGCGGCCGATCTCGGTGCTCGGCAGCCGCGATCTGGCCAACCAGGTGTTTTGCGCGCGCAACCGCCCCCGGGCAGTCAAGGCCGCCTATGCCGGCGCACCCATCACCGACAGCAAGCCCTGCGACACCTCCGCGCTCGATGCCAACGAGCGCTTCGCCCGCGAGGCAGGCATTGCCGGCACCCCGGTGATCGTGCGTTCGGACGGCGCTGTGATCGAAGGCTACCGCCCGCGCGCCGTCCTCGAGACCTGGCTCAAGGCCGTGCGCTCATGA
- a CDS encoding type-F conjugative transfer system secretin TraK: MTIPLALSLPACAIGAGAMLAGRPCATLGRPIGAVLIALGALGLATPALADQNVMAADNGTVQCVASAKDLTRISLAGDQFASVSKITTGNPAEDFKIVNEPVRGDIYISVPDGFPRAALSFFGTTRKGFVYKFVCQVRGTEAEQVFIANAAITSERARDWEVQSPPEDAAVRLAQAMYRGEAIDGFDMRSTVLEPVLVGRLQVQQVGEYRGAEMKGLVLRVRNTGRQTRSLDENMLAARGALAFMAPVSELAAGQEAAVYLIQSNANTLTGAR; the protein is encoded by the coding sequence ATGACGATACCTCTCGCCCTCAGCTTGCCAGCCTGCGCGATTGGCGCGGGCGCCATGCTCGCCGGACGGCCCTGCGCCACCCTTGGCAGACCCATCGGCGCCGTGCTGATCGCCCTTGGAGCGCTCGGCCTCGCAACGCCAGCGCTGGCCGACCAGAACGTCATGGCGGCCGACAACGGCACCGTCCAGTGCGTCGCCTCGGCCAAGGACCTCACTCGAATCAGCCTTGCGGGCGACCAGTTCGCCTCGGTCTCGAAAATCACCACCGGCAACCCGGCCGAAGATTTCAAGATCGTCAACGAGCCAGTGCGCGGCGACATCTATATCTCGGTGCCCGACGGCTTCCCGAGGGCGGCGCTCTCGTTCTTCGGCACCACGCGCAAGGGCTTCGTCTACAAGTTCGTCTGCCAGGTGCGCGGCACCGAGGCCGAGCAGGTGTTCATCGCCAATGCCGCGATTACCAGCGAGCGCGCCCGCGACTGGGAGGTGCAGAGCCCACCCGAGGATGCCGCCGTGCGGCTTGCCCAGGCGATGTACCGCGGCGAGGCGATCGACGGCTTCGACATGCGTTCCACCGTGCTCGAACCGGTCTTGGTCGGCCGCCTCCAGGTCCAGCAGGTCGGCGAATATCGCGGCGCGGAGATGAAGGGCCTGGTCCTGCGCGTGCGCAACACGGGGCGGCAGACGCGAAGTCTCGATGAGAACATGCTCGCCGCGCGCGGCGCGCTCGCCTTCATGGCGCCGGTAAGCGAACTCGCCGCCGGTCAGGAAGCCGCCGTCTACCTCATCCAGTCGAATGCCAACACTTTGACAGGGGCGCGGTGA
- a CDS encoding helix-turn-helix domain-containing protein, with amino-acid sequence MPHSTVTPETVFRTRPASPEDSVFSFGEPAPRLSEQEQYKRLIDAEAAKQGLALAHLADRIGVARPRLHKVIRKKVMLRDDLRDQLFEALEIDCVRAKFCVAFLHDHTAYGDPEVFLICEAMKGFYCEILTRRRGEIQVTLRPPIIHEALGRAYDMLLSHQERVMEHDRTLQA; translated from the coding sequence ATGCCGCATAGCACCGTGACACCCGAGACCGTATTCCGCACGAGGCCAGCCTCGCCAGAGGACTCGGTCTTCAGCTTTGGCGAGCCTGCGCCGCGCCTTTCCGAGCAGGAGCAGTACAAGCGCCTGATCGATGCCGAAGCCGCAAAGCAGGGTCTGGCGCTCGCTCATCTCGCCGATCGCATCGGGGTTGCCCGGCCGCGCCTTCACAAGGTGATCCGCAAGAAGGTCATGCTCCGCGACGACCTGCGTGATCAGTTGTTCGAGGCGCTCGAGATCGATTGCGTGCGCGCCAAGTTCTGCGTCGCGTTCCTGCACGACCACACCGCTTACGGCGACCCCGAGGTTTTCCTGATCTGCGAGGCGATGAAGGGGTTCTATTGCGAAATCCTGACGCGCCGGCGCGGCGAAATCCAGGTCACCTTGCGCCCGCCGATCATCCACGAGGCACTGGGCCGCGCCTATGACATGCTCCTCTCCCACCAGGAGCGCGTCATGGAGCACGACCGGACATTGCAGGCGTGA
- the traL gene encoding type IV conjugative transfer system protein TraL yields MQRYTVPAHLDDPELIGFWTLDEFIAMIVPFAWGVLSQHILIGLLTSVLAWWGLRKLKAGRAVSWIIHTAYWYLPSSFMGLKATPPSHLRVMAG; encoded by the coding sequence ATGCAGCGATACACGGTCCCGGCGCATCTCGATGATCCCGAACTGATCGGCTTTTGGACGCTCGATGAGTTCATCGCGATGATCGTGCCCTTCGCCTGGGGCGTCCTGTCTCAACATATTCTGATTGGGCTCTTAACAAGCGTGCTGGCCTGGTGGGGATTGCGCAAGTTGAAGGCGGGACGGGCGGTCTCGTGGATCATCCATACGGCCTACTGGTACCTGCCGAGCTCGTTCATGGGCCTCAAGGCAACGCCGCCCTCCCACCTTCGCGTGATGGCGGGCTGA
- a CDS encoding Tn3 family transposase produces the protein MASNERFIRRSKPFARRRQNKFDHALREFGRIERTLFTLNWLEQSILRRACQARLNKGETRHALADAIFINR, from the coding sequence ATGGCTTCGAATGAACGTTTCATTCGACGATCAAAACCATTCGCTCGACGCCGCCAGAACAAGTTCGACCACGCCCTTCGTGAGTTCGGCCGCATTGAACGGACGTTGTTCACGTTGAACTGGCTGGAACAGTCGATATTGCGCCGCGCCTGCCAAGCCAGATTGAACAAGGGAGAGACCCGTCATGCTTTGGCTGACGCGATTTTTATCAACCGCTAG
- a CDS encoding TrbI/VirB10 family protein, with protein sequence MDLAKLFQKKPKALDTGEGANGSPLGDAMATNEAVKRKQMLLLGSAGAAALVAGSFYIFDDKPGKSGKALEEEVEGVSVDEMVNKNMAEKEWRAQSEAQISAMDTNMRALAARAERADQLEAQLAQQSGAGMAPETERVLSAYQSENEQLRAALAAARQSPVGPGAGVNSGPNALYGRTSPPSYQVAGAPRLAGMPPTPAGQAAAAAAGLPTLRGSEVSLVSFGEGATSGTGTPVPRGNTVYTDSANYLPPNSIAVAKVIVGVDANAGVQSQTDPLPVVLRITGPARSVYDKGRLLTTNIAGCLVNGAARADLSSEKVYVKLQRMTCPQPNGRYAVSDVKGFIAFGGKTGVRGRVVSREGALVGQAFLAGLAGGFGRGFSANTSSVLQGANVNVNGQRQKLGTGEILEGGLGEGVATSADMVSKYLIERAEQYQPVIEMPTGIDVEIVFLEGVFING encoded by the coding sequence ATGGATTTGGCCAAGTTATTCCAGAAGAAGCCCAAGGCGCTCGATACGGGCGAGGGCGCGAACGGCTCGCCGCTCGGCGATGCCATGGCAACCAACGAGGCGGTGAAGCGCAAGCAGATGCTGTTGCTTGGCTCTGCAGGCGCGGCCGCGCTCGTCGCCGGCTCGTTCTACATCTTCGACGACAAGCCGGGCAAAAGCGGCAAGGCGCTCGAGGAGGAAGTCGAGGGCGTCTCGGTCGACGAGATGGTCAACAAGAACATGGCCGAGAAGGAATGGCGCGCCCAGTCCGAAGCGCAGATATCGGCGATGGACACCAACATGCGCGCGCTCGCGGCGCGCGCCGAACGTGCCGACCAGCTCGAAGCCCAGCTCGCCCAGCAGTCGGGCGCCGGCATGGCGCCCGAGACCGAACGCGTGCTCTCCGCCTACCAGAGCGAGAACGAGCAGCTGCGCGCCGCGCTCGCCGCCGCGCGCCAGTCGCCGGTGGGGCCCGGCGCGGGGGTCAACTCCGGGCCCAATGCACTTTACGGGCGCACCAGCCCGCCGAGTTACCAGGTGGCAGGCGCCCCGCGCCTCGCCGGGATGCCCCCAACGCCGGCGGGACAGGCCGCGGCAGCAGCGGCCGGACTTCCGACTCTCCGCGGCAGCGAGGTCAGTCTCGTCTCCTTCGGCGAGGGAGCGACGAGCGGCACCGGAACCCCGGTGCCGAGGGGCAACACGGTCTATACCGACAGCGCCAACTACCTGCCGCCCAATTCGATCGCGGTCGCCAAGGTGATCGTCGGCGTCGATGCCAATGCCGGTGTCCAGAGCCAGACCGATCCGCTCCCGGTCGTGCTGCGCATCACGGGTCCGGCGCGCTCGGTCTACGACAAGGGGCGGCTGCTCACGACCAATATCGCCGGCTGCCTCGTCAACGGCGCGGCGCGCGCCGACCTCTCCTCTGAGAAGGTCTATGTGAAGCTGCAGCGCATGACCTGCCCGCAGCCGAACGGGCGCTACGCGGTCTCTGACGTCAAGGGGTTCATCGCCTTTGGCGGCAAGACCGGGGTGAGGGGCCGGGTGGTCAGCCGCGAAGGCGCACTCGTCGGCCAGGCTTTCCTTGCCGGGCTTGCCGGCGGGTTCGGGCGCGGGTTCTCGGCCAACACCAGTTCGGTCCTCCAGGGCGCCAACGTCAACGTGAACGGCCAGCGCCAGAAACTCGGCACCGGCGAAATTCTCGAAGGCGGGCTGGGCGAAGGCGTCGCGACCTCGGCCGACATGGTCTCCAAATACCTGATCGAGCGGGCCGAACAGTACCAGCCCGTGATCGAGATGCCGACCGGGATCGATGTCGAGATCGTCTTCCTCGAGGGCGTGTTCATCAACGGATGA
- a CDS encoding IS110 family transposase yields MKHYAGLDLSMESTQVCIVDDNGRKVVSEKVESSPEAIAMMLERYGPIERAVIETGRMSPAICLGLRELGVPVVCIDARQAHQSLKAMKANQTDPHDAAGLAQLARTGFYKEVHVKSPAAHGVRSVITARSHLVEARVRLDNTIRGLCATFGYRPGAGQGKAFLERIMQAAHIPGLGDAIASLLSVRAELVEQIKEMDRRLRVIASQSQACEILMTIPGVGVQTSAAFAAAVDEAGRFRQSRNAGAYFGLVPRRHQSGELDWTGRITKQGDGTVRKLLYEAANSILTRSRETFALKTWAMKIAKRRGLKKARVALARRLAVIMHAMLRDGTLFQA; encoded by the coding sequence ATGAAGCACTATGCCGGATTGGACTTGTCGATGGAATCCACGCAGGTCTGCATCGTTGATGACAATGGTCGGAAGGTCGTGTCGGAGAAAGTGGAAAGCTCTCCGGAGGCGATCGCCATGATGCTGGAGCGATATGGTCCAATCGAGCGGGCGGTGATCGAAACGGGCCGCATGTCGCCGGCGATTTGCCTTGGTCTGCGTGAACTGGGTGTCCCGGTGGTGTGCATCGATGCCCGCCAGGCGCACCAGAGCCTCAAAGCAATGAAGGCGAACCAGACCGACCCTCACGATGCCGCCGGCCTAGCACAGTTGGCGCGCACCGGCTTCTACAAGGAGGTGCATGTGAAATCTCCGGCAGCGCATGGCGTTCGCAGCGTGATCACCGCACGCAGCCATCTGGTGGAAGCGCGTGTCCGGCTCGACAACACGATCCGCGGTCTCTGCGCCACGTTCGGCTATCGGCCCGGCGCAGGTCAAGGGAAGGCCTTCCTCGAACGGATCATGCAAGCGGCACACATCCCGGGCCTTGGCGACGCCATCGCATCCTTGCTGTCCGTGCGCGCAGAACTGGTCGAGCAAATCAAGGAAATGGACCGCCGCCTGCGTGTCATCGCCAGCCAGTCACAGGCTTGCGAGATCCTGATGACCATCCCAGGCGTCGGCGTGCAGACATCGGCCGCCTTCGCCGCTGCAGTCGATGAAGCCGGACGCTTCCGACAATCACGCAATGCCGGCGCCTACTTCGGCCTTGTGCCCCGCCGCCATCAGTCGGGCGAACTAGACTGGACAGGCAGGATCACCAAACAGGGCGATGGGACCGTGCGCAAGCTGCTCTACGAAGCTGCCAACTCGATCCTCACCCGGAGCCGTGAGACCTTCGCCCTGAAAACATGGGCCATGAAGATCGCCAAGCGTCGCGGCTTGAAGAAAGCCCGTGTCGCACTCGCCCGTCGGCTCGCGGTCATCATGCATGCCATGCTGCGCGATGGCACTTTGTTCCAAGCGTGA